A region from the Volucribacter amazonae genome encodes:
- a CDS encoding NAD-dependent malic enzyme → MSHKPEIMTNPLTNKGTAFSYEERKKYGLIGRLPSSVETLDQQAQRAYRQFSSYTKNLDKYIFLDQLHNRNEVLYYRLLVDHLAEMLPVVYDPTIGEAIKKWSRDYRRSRAVYLSIDHPEDIKTAFESLGLGKDDVDLIVCSDAEAILGIGDWGVNGTDISVGKLAVYTAAAGIHPERVIAVNLDVGTNNEQLLNDPDYLGNRHSRVRGQRYDDFIAAYLKTAAELFPNALLHFEDFGAGNARRILMQYRDQYRIFNDDMQGTGAIVMSAVIAGLKAKGQGFAEQRLLVYGAGTAGTGMADQIHAAMVREGLSAEQAKSQIWLIDVNGLVSEQMENLPDYQQAYARPQAEGHSGDSLLETVKRVKPTILIGTSTDHGAFTQQVIEALAEGCERPIILPLSNPTEKIEAMPADLVPWTKGKALIATGIPVEPVQYNGVGYEIGQGNNALLYPGLGLGVIVSGAKQVTDNMLQAAAEAVASQVNASTLGAAILPPVANLRASSATVAVAVAKQAVADGVATKQSDDWIQTVHEQMWQPVYGSEDK, encoded by the coding sequence ATGAGTCATAAACCAGAAATCATGACCAATCCGCTCACTAACAAAGGTACTGCTTTTAGTTATGAAGAACGGAAAAAATACGGTTTAATTGGGCGTTTGCCTTCCTCTGTAGAAACCTTAGACCAACAAGCACAACGTGCTTACCGCCAATTTTCCTCCTACACTAAAAACCTTGATAAATATATTTTCCTTGATCAACTACATAATCGTAATGAAGTGCTTTATTACCGTTTATTGGTAGATCATTTAGCGGAAATGTTGCCTGTAGTTTACGACCCAACCATTGGTGAGGCAATTAAAAAATGGAGTCGTGATTATCGCCGTAGCAGAGCAGTGTATCTTTCCATTGATCACCCTGAAGACATTAAAACCGCTTTTGAAAGCCTTGGATTAGGCAAAGATGATGTTGATCTTATTGTTTGTTCTGATGCTGAAGCGATTTTGGGCATTGGTGACTGGGGTGTGAACGGTACTGATATTTCGGTGGGTAAACTGGCTGTTTATACCGCTGCCGCAGGTATTCACCCTGAACGTGTGATTGCGGTAAACCTTGATGTGGGTACAAATAATGAACAATTATTAAACGATCCTGATTATCTCGGTAACCGTCATTCTCGTGTACGTGGGCAACGCTATGATGATTTTATTGCAGCTTATTTAAAAACCGCGGCAGAATTATTCCCAAATGCGTTATTGCATTTTGAAGATTTTGGGGCAGGTAATGCTCGCCGTATTTTAATGCAATATCGTGATCAATATCGTATTTTCAATGATGATATGCAAGGCACTGGTGCGATTGTGATGTCAGCAGTTATTGCAGGGTTAAAAGCGAAAGGGCAAGGTTTTGCTGAACAACGTTTATTAGTCTATGGCGCAGGTACGGCGGGTACGGGTATGGCGGATCAGATCCACGCCGCTATGGTGCGTGAAGGGCTTTCTGCTGAGCAGGCTAAATCACAAATTTGGTTAATTGATGTGAATGGTTTAGTCAGTGAACAAATGGAAAACTTACCAGACTATCAACAAGCCTATGCACGTCCTCAGGCAGAAGGACATTCAGGCGATAGCCTATTAGAAACGGTAAAACGTGTAAAACCAACCATTTTAATCGGTACTTCAACGGATCACGGTGCGTTTACCCAACAAGTGATTGAGGCCTTAGCCGAAGGCTGTGAACGTCCAATTATTCTGCCATTATCTAATCCAACAGAAAAAATTGAAGCGATGCCTGCGGATCTTGTGCCTTGGACGAAAGGAAAAGCCTTGATTGCCACGGGTATTCCTGTTGAACCTGTACAATATAATGGTGTGGGCTATGAAATTGGACAAGGTAATAATGCCTTGCTATACCCAGGATTAGGGTTAGGGGTAATTGTTTCTGGGGCAAAACAGGTAACAGACAATATGTTGCAGGCAGCCGCAGAGGCGGTAGCATCACAGGTCAATGCTTCAACCTTAGGAGCAGCCATTTTACCACCAGTAGCAAATTTAAGAGCTTCCTCTGCAACGGTGGCGGTGGCTGTGGCGAAACAAGCGGTAGCTGACGGCGTGGCAACAAAACAATCCGATGATTGGATTCAAACTGTACACGAACAAATGTGGCAACCAGTTTATGGTTCAGAAGACAAATAA
- a CDS encoding AEC family transporter, whose protein sequence is MVFLTAIESVLSIILLISLGFLLGYKQYFSTDFAENISKWIMNIALPASIFTAVLNYLSLDKLLSLSEGLVYGAIAIIIGYVLAWLLVNVLKVRSGRRGVFINTIVNANTIFIGLPLNVALFGEVSMPYFLVYYVLNTISTWTFGVYLISIDSMEKQNKKHHFDWHKLLPAPLMGFLVALIFLFTSIPVPKFIFSSLQYIGATVTPLSLLYIGLTLYRAGLASIRFDKDTVGALVGKFVLSPLIMFAVILLGRNYFPLNYLEEQTLIIQSAVSALAVLPILANEAKGDVPFATNVVTASTVLFIIVVPIVDGLLQFL, encoded by the coding sequence ATGGTCTTTTTAACTGCCATAGAAAGTGTACTATCCATTATTCTATTAATCAGCCTTGGTTTTCTGCTTGGGTATAAACAATATTTTTCTACTGATTTTGCTGAAAATATTTCCAAATGGATAATGAATATTGCCCTGCCAGCCTCAATTTTTACTGCTGTGCTAAATTACCTTAGCTTAGATAAATTACTTTCTCTTTCCGAGGGATTAGTTTATGGTGCAATCGCCATTATTATTGGCTATGTGCTAGCTTGGTTACTTGTCAATGTACTAAAAGTGCGGTCAGGACGGCGTGGTGTTTTTATTAATACCATTGTGAATGCGAATACTATCTTTATTGGTTTACCCCTTAACGTAGCGTTATTTGGCGAAGTCAGTATGCCTTATTTTTTGGTGTACTATGTACTGAATACCATCTCTACTTGGACTTTTGGGGTCTATTTGATCAGTATTGATAGTATGGAAAAGCAAAATAAAAAACACCATTTTGATTGGCATAAATTATTGCCTGCACCATTAATGGGGTTTTTAGTAGCATTAATTTTCTTGTTTACTAGCATACCTGTACCTAAATTTATTTTTTCTTCGCTTCAATATATCGGTGCAACTGTTACACCATTATCTCTGTTATATATCGGTCTTACCTTATATCGAGCAGGACTAGCGAGCATTCGCTTTGATAAAGATACAGTAGGGGCATTAGTCGGTAAATTTGTGTTATCGCCATTGATTATGTTTGCTGTGATCTTACTGGGCAGAAATTATTTCCCATTAAATTATCTTGAGGAACAAACTTTAATCATTCAATCTGCGGTTTCTGCGTTAGCGGTATTACCGATTTTAGCTAACGAAGCCAAAGGCGATGTACCTTTTGCCACCAATGTAGTCACTGCCAGCACTGTATTGTTTATTATCGTTGTGCCGATTGTTGATGGGTTATTGCAGTTTTTGTAG